In the Silene latifolia isolate original U9 population chromosome 1, ASM4854445v1, whole genome shotgun sequence genome, TTAAAATCGCCTTTATAATCCATTTTACACCCATAGTAGGATGGTTCAAATATAAGTAATATGGATTGTTTACTTCAATTTTTCCTCTTATGCAAAGCTTTTTTGTGGTaaaatcccctatatactaaatgaATAAGTAATTTCTATCATTTTCCCGCCAAAAAGCATATTCTCAAAAATAAAAACTAATGATAATTATgttcattcactaaataaggaagctaacaattacaatttaattcatctactagttgaaaagcccgtgcgatgcacggggctttcattaggattatctgtaaaaatatattcttaagttGATAGAAAAGTCCTACTATGTTGTCATTGATGGAAAAAAAATCGTTGTTGATATAGATGATAACCGATGAATTATTAGTGCTTTTAGCGTAAAAATTACATGCTCCTACTTgtcgcaagtaaaaattttcaaaaccataaccgcttcaactttgggagatcttaaaatagtttcgTTCCATTTAAATGTCATATACCCGTCTActctataactttctcaaataattctGATATTATTTTTCCCATATATAACACCCATGGTTGACacgatttaaaattcagtttgagtctaaaactttatttatattcgctacATCCAAGACAAATGCGATATAGTTAGGCACTTGTGATAGATTTTCCTTTTTTATCAAATTAACTAGTTTTgtggcccgtgaaattcacgggatgttTCCAAATTTTTTATtaattgaaattttataaaatatcaaaacatatAGTAAGCTCACCTTATGAATAATTCATCATTGATTGCGTACTAAGATTACGGGCATTtacatgttaacataaagatcaaaATCGATAAACTAAATAAGCCAAAGTAGGTGAATATTGCTATTTTTTCGAAGGTAAAATGAtggaaaaaaaacaaacaaataccaaaataaaaatatacatttgaaaaaaaaagaaaaaaaaactattaGTCATTCACGTTGATGTCATCAATCTTGTACTTGGTCTCCAATATATAGTTATTTAAGCTATCCTAGTATTTTACTtcttcatatagtcttctttTTCCAACGAATCGACCCTATAATAAAAAAGGTAACTCAATAATTAGTctgaattaaccaacaaaatagtgaaatttgtttAATACAATATTATCGTTGTTAACTTAAGTTTTCTCTTAAATAATGAAAGAAAAAAGTGAATGAGAATGAAGTCGTAGAGATGTAAATATATTACCTTTGAATAGctcaacaccacaaatcttgatatcctctaaatgagaacaaaacaaacacaagcgatgaaattgaaaatgtgatgaacatttcataacccaatggaacttacataaaaagtaaataaattagttaataattttaaaaccttaatacacttaGCTTGATGTTAATAGAATAATAGGAAAGTTTAATGATACATTTAGTTCTActgacgatagagataagaaaaattttggcatataaattttgtcttccataaaaaatatataaagaattgaggatgcgttttatgacttttgagcatctttttttttttcattattatcaaaattaATATAGGCATAAATATCAATCAAGGTTCacgacttttgagcatcatttttcattattataaaatttaatataaacattaataaggaataaagagaaatgaaatgtataagttttgcttgattattattattgttataactttttttttttttttacaagatCCACTTTACATGAGAATTATTTAAGATGTTGTCttattatgtaattaaaatatgacatgtaaatgatgatagttagttttgcttgccttttaattatatttatatattttatatttagattattgagttatagatttgtctcattattatgaaatttaatatagacataaatatggaggaaaagaGAAATGGAATGTAAAAGATTTGCTTTATTCATAttcttatatatattttttttttttttttacaaaatccactTTGCATAAGAGTGGTTTAGAAATTATCTTATAAAATTTTAAATATGACATTCAGATGATGGTAGATAGTTTggcttactttttaattatagattatagttttataAATTCAATTATTATTCCATGCATGTTATATTGTCAATATagttaaataatcaataaaaatgaataaGAAGTAACGGGGTGTGAAAATGTCATGTGAAATAAAATTGAATGTTCTAAGCTACCCTTTTAATTAGATAGTAtagatttcatgcaatgttatTGATAATTGAGTATGTCATCTTCCTGAAAtttcaatacaaacacaaaaacaataacTAAATTAACATTCTTACTATTAATAaatctatctatatctatatctatataactatattaaaagggtaaccttaaaaggccacgtagacaaagccacataggcgaagaaaaaagccacgcgtgcattacgaatgccacatctataaatctatataatctatactatatagttaaaagacaacttaatacatttaatttttttgccatataggattatcataattaaattctattaatttatattattaatattaagactactttaatacatttattaaaattcattataaggtttaataatatttttttatgtggaaaccataagatcatgatttaaattataaaaataaattaagaatttagtctcatcatttaaatcattcaatttgttcatctaactcctccttaaccataattatggtagctaaaaggtcttatatagtaaataaaaaatctaataatttggattataaagctactactatctacaaatttataaatataagggttttttgataactactaccTTTCTAATACAAGgttttaagaactactaccaacataatttttgtttcaaaacTACTACCACTATTTTTGCTTCGGATcaaaaacactaccaaatctccTAATTAAGTCAGAACAGTCAATCTGAGCCACTCAATTTGAATTCCCATCTTAAGTCATTAAATGTCTTCCTTTTTTACCCCTTCCTCCCCTTTTAAAACAATCCTTTTCTATCATTTGGATTATTCACTCTCATTACAAATCTTATTAGACTGCCATTTATTTTCTTCATTTTGTTCATTCCAAAATCTCTCTTCTccattatttttttctttttctcaccCATTCTCACATCCACTTTTAATCTCATTCTCTCTTTGCATCAGGTaactactttttattttattttgttttcaattCCTTTAATTTGTTATTTGTTGTTATTTCAATTTAGGGTTTGTTATACCCAGATTCAATTAGCAGAAATGTCGAAGGGTTTTGTTGGTAAATGCAAGTGCGGCATTCCATTGGCATTATCAAGTCGTCCCACCGTAGAGAATCCGGTAGGAGGTTTCTCACCTGCAAAAATTCAAACCCGGCTACAAACATGCGAGGATGTGGATTTTTTAAGTGGTATGATGAAGTACAAAATGAATGGCAGAAGGATCTTATCAATAATCTGATATTGGAGAAGAAGATTTTTGAGTGCGATTTGAAGATGCTAAAATGTGAAAATGCTCAATTGCAGGAATGTTGTCAGAATCTTAAAGAAGCTAATGATCATTTAATTAGGAATTTGAAGACTCCTGGTGGTGAAAAGGAGAGTGTCAGTATGGTTAGGTATTGGTTGTCATTTAGGTGGTTTATGTTTGTTTGTGTTGGAATAGTTTTTGTAAACATCATGTTGAAGCTTTGATGATGGATGACATGTAATGGTGTAGCACTCAAGCTTAAGCTTAAGATAGGTTGATGTAATGTCTTGAGCAATTCTAAGTTGTAACTCTTTCAGGATAATATCAATGAAAAGGCGATGTTATCAAATTCTTGCAACAACTTTACATAAACTGAAAGCATAAAGTCTTACATTGTTTTGCATACTTCAAAGCATAAAACCCTTACATAATTCAAAGCATAAAAGTCTTACATAATTGAAAGCATAAATTAAAGGTTCATTGTTTTGTCTTAGCTAATTGAAACCTACAAGTTTAATATTCAAATCCCAACTTTCTCCTTGGATGTTGGATTAGGGGAGCATTGTTTGCACTTGCTTGAGTTTCTTGGCGCTGAGGTTGTTGGCTACTACTGGCTGCATTAATGCCTTGGACCATTCTTTGCATCTTGTCGCCTTTTTGCTGCCCTTCTTGCAACTCCATCTCTCACTTTGTTGCTCCAGGCAGAGGTGCTTTTAGATCTTGTAGTTCTGAGCTTTTCAGTCTCATGAGTCATGGGGGGATTCTTACAAGTCTTTACATTATGACCTAACAGTCCACATTTCCCACAAGCTCTTCTTTGTGTCATTTTTTTTGCTGCCCCACTGCTTTCCTCACTTGcctctcttcttcttttcttcatttttgGCCTACCAGgtaactttttaaaaggaggtgGGAGAGGTGCTACCTGTCCAACCTTTTCCCAATCCTGGTAACCTGGCATGGCTGCTATGGCATGCTCAAAAGCTCTCACATATGTGGCCTTTGTGTAAGCTTCATCCACATAGTCCAATAGCTCTTCTCTTTGATCCATAATGCAGACAATGGCATGTGAACATGGCAACCCACTGAGCTCCCAATGTCTGCAAGAGCATGTTCTCTTTTCCAAGTTGACAGCTTTTTGAACTCCTTTGTGTTTAACTTCATACTCACCACTGATAGAAGGAATAAAGGTACAAAACCTTGACTCGTTGTCAGCCCACTTTAGATATTTAGTCACAAATGGCATGAATCTTCCCTCAAACCCCTGAACCCAACTCTCTTGTCATAGTGCATCTTCATAACATACCTCCTTATCCATTCCATGAAAGTTATTATTGGCTTATCTCTTGCTTCTTTCAAAACAGCATTGAAAGACTCACACATATTGTTCAGTAAACTGTTGTTCTTACTTGTAGTGGAGAAGGCATGTCTTGACCAATGTTTGGCTGGAATTGAGGCTAGGTAAGCATAGGCATTAGGGCTCAAAAACTTGATTCCCTTCATCTCCCTTTTGAATTCTACAATGGTAGTGGCTCTTGCAGCCTTCCAAAAAGCCTCCTTATAAACTGGACCACTATATTGTTGCTTGAAATTTGCCCAAATATGTCTCACGCAGAATCTGATCTCAGCCTTTGGAGTGACTGTGTTGAAAGCTTCAATAAGACCCTGTTAAAAAAGTAACAGTGTAAGATTATATTAGGCAATATAGATCAAATGCTATCAAAAGATAATAGTAGAAGAGAACAAACTAACCTTCTGCCTATCAGACATTATTGTCAATCATGCACCTTCCTCCTTCTCTATATCCTCCATTAGAAGGCTCAGAAACCATGTCCAGGTTTCTCTATTCTCAACCTCAACAATTGCCCATGCCACAGGGTATATGTTGTTGTTAGCATCCATTGCAACTGCTACTAAACACATGCCTGGATATGCCCCTTTTAGATGGCACCCATCAACCCCAATAAAGG is a window encoding:
- the LOC141641251 gene encoding uncharacterized protein LOC141641251 gives rise to the protein MSDRQKGLIEAFNTVTPKAEIRFCVRHIWANFKQQYSGPVYKEAFWKAARATTIVEFKREMKGIKFLSPNAYAYLASIPAKHWSRHAFSTTSKNNSLLNNMCESFNAVLKEARDKPIITFMEWIRSGEYEVKHKGVQKAVNLEKRTCSCRHWELSGLPCSHAIVCIMDQREELLDYVDEAYTKATYVRAFEHAIAAMPGYQDWEKVGQVAPLPPPFKKLPGRPKMKKRRREASEESSGAAKKMTQRRACGKCGLLGHNVKTCKNPPMTHETEKLRTTRSKSTSAWSNKVRDGVARRAAKRRQDAKNGPRH